GCGCGTTTCCACGCCCGTCAGCACCGCGTCGTGCATCGCAAACCCGGCGATCTTGCGGTCGATCTGGGGCAGTGCCTCGCGGATCGCGTCGATCACGTAGTCGGGCAGCGACGTGCTCAGGTCAGTCGGCGTCACGCCGGGCTTGTAAGACGGCTCCACGCTGCCCAGCGATGTCGACGGCCGCCCCGCCAGGAAATCGCCAACCAGCTGGCCCGGCGCGCGATAGTCGCCGCCACCCAGCACGAACGCGCGCTCTTCCCACTTGCGCTGGAACGCGATGCCCGCCAGCGGGCCGCCCGGGTAGTCCTGCTCGGGCGTGATGCCCACCACGATGCCCGCGTTGGCGTTGCGCTCGGCGCGGTAGTACTGGCTCATGCCGTTGGTCACCAGCCGCCCCGGCTCGGACGCGGCCGCCACCACCGTGCCGCCCGGACACATGCAGAAGCTGTAGACCGCCCGGCCGTTGCTGGCGTGGTGCACCACCTTGTAGTCGGCCGCGCCCAGCAGCTTGTTGCCGGCAAACTTGCCAAAGCGGCTGCGGTTGATCAGGCCCTGCGGATGCTCGATCCGGAACCCCAGCGAGAACGGCTTGGCTTCCATGAACACGCCGCGCCCGTGCAGCATCTCGAACGTGTCGCGCGCGCTGTGGCCCACGGCCAGGATCACGTGGTCGCACGGCAGGTAGTCGCCGGTGGACAGCTTCAGGCCGCGCACCTGGCCGCCGTCGATGTCGATATCGTCCACGCGGGTCTCGAAGCGGATCTCGGCCCCCAGCGCCAGCATCTCGGCGCGCATCTTCTCGACCATGCTCACGAGCCGGAACGTGCCGATGTGCGGCCGCGCCTTGAACAGGATGTCCTCGGGCGCGCCCGCGCGCACGAACTCGTCCAGCACCTTGCGCCCGTAGTGCTTCGGGTCCTTGATCTGGCTGTACAGCTTGCCGTCCGAGAACGTGCCCGCGCCGCCTTCGCCAAACTGCACGTTCGACTCCGGATTCAGCACGCTCTTGCGCCAGAGCCCGAACGTGTCCTTGGTACGCTCGCGCACTTCCTTGCCGCGTTCCAGGATGATCGGGCGGAAGCCCATCTGCGCCAGCAGCAGGCCGGCCAGCAGCCCGCACGGCCCCAGGCCGATTACCACGGGGCGGGTCTTCGGGCCGCCCTCGGGGGCGCGCGCCACGAAGCGGTACGTCATGTCCGGCGTCACGCTCCAGTTCGGCTTGCGCTCCATGCGCTGGCGCGCGGCGGCCTCGTCGCGGACTTCGATGTCGATGATGTAGGTGAGCTTGATGTCGTCGCGCTTGCGGGCGTCGTGCGCGCGGCGGAAGACCTTGAATCCGACGAGGCCGTCGCCCTTGACCCCGATCTGGGCCAGGTGGCTGCGCACGGCAGCCTCTAGATCGCCCTCGGTATGGTCGAGCGGCAGTTTGACTTCACTGAGACGTAGCATGGGGTACCGATTCTTCTGCGGCCTGGATGTCTGGTGGCCGGGAGTCGCCCAGCAGGAGGCCAGAACGGCCGAAGCGGGATTTTATCAGCCGCCACAGCCCCGGGCGCGCCGCCGGCACCATGATGCGCAGCCGCGACGACCCCTGCGCGACGATGCGGTGCCAGCCGGCCGCGTCGATCACGCAGACGCCGCCGGCGCGCAGGTCGCAAGACCACTGGAAGACCTGCCCGCCCAGCCAGCGCGGCGCATCGGACACGGCCACGCGGCCCGACACGACGTGCACCACGGCGCCGCTGCCCAGGTGCAGATTGAGGCACTGGTCGGCTGCCAGGCTGACGTCCTGGACGTCTCCGGGAAAGTGATGCGGGCGGTTCATGGCGGCACTCCTTGGGCGATGGAAAATCGTGCCTCCAGCGTATCGGCCGGCCTGTTTCGCCAACAGACACAAGGGCTCGCAGCCGCAACCGGAACAGATGCGAAACCCTGGCGCTGTTACGATACAGCGGCCGCCTATCTGTATCTGTTCCGGATCTCGCCCGCGCGCGAAGATTGCGCCATGTCCGCCACCATGCCCGACCCGCTCCACACCGCCGCGGCCCCGCTCTACCAGCGGCTGGCCGGCCACTATCGACAGGCCATCACGTCAGGCACGCTGACGCCGGGCGACCGCATGCCGTCGGTGCGCGCGCTGATGGGGCTGCACGACGTGAGCCTGTCCACGGCGCTGCAGGCGTGCCGCGAACTGGAAGCCGCCGGCCTGCTGGAAGCTCGCCCGCGCTCCGGCTACTTCGTCTGCGCGCCGGCCCGGCCCGCGCTGGCGCCCATCGAGGAACCGGCGCCGGGGCTGCCCGATCCCGCGCAGTACGTGGGCATCCACCAGCGGATCTCCGCGATCCTGGCGCGCAGCAAGCACCATCGGATCAACCTGGGCGGCGCCTGCGGCGCGCCGGAGCTGTATCCGACCGATGCGCTGCGCAACGCGGCCCAGCGCGCGCTGCGCAAGTATCCCGAGCTGTTCGGCACCTCGGTCGACGCCGACGGCCATCCGGCCTTCCGTGCCGCGCTGGCCCGGCATGCGCTGCGGTCGCACATCAACGTCTCACCCGAGGAAATCGTCGTCACCCACGGCGCCACCGAGGCACTGACGCTGGCGCTGCGCGCCGTGGCCGGCCCGGGCGACGTGATCGCGGTGGAATCGCCCACCTATTACGGTCTGTTGCAGATCCTGGAGAGCCTGGGCATGCGCGCGCTGGAAATCCCATGCAGCCCGCAGACCGGCATCTCGCTGGAGGCGCTGGAGCTGGCCGCGCAGACCTACGCCAACATCAAGGCCGTCTGCGTGGTGCCGAACCTGCAGAACCCGCTGGGCTGCGTGATGCCCGACGCGCACAAGCAGCGGCTGGTGGCGTGGTGCGCGGCGCGGGGCATCGCCATGATCGAGGACGACTGCTGCTCGGCCACCATCGACGACGACACGCCGCTGCCGGCCGCCAAGTCGTGGGACACCACCGGCACCGTGATCCATTGCGCGTCGCTGCACAAGGTGCTGGCGCCCGGCATGCGGCTGGGCTGGATCACCGCCGGCCGCTGGCAGGCGCGCGTGGAAATGCTCAAGTTCGGGCTGTCGCGCCCGAACGAGATGCTGACCCAGATTGCCGTGGCCGAGTACATGGGCACCGGCGCCTTCGACCGCCACCTGCGGCGCCTGCGCACGCAGCTACGCGTGCAGCGCGAATGGGTGGCGCAGAAGGTGGCGGCCACGTTCCCGGCCGGCACGCGGCTGACGCTGCCGCGCGGCGGGCTGCACCTCTGGGTGGAAATGCCGGGCAACGTGTCGTCCGAAACCGTGTTCGAACAGGTGCTGGGCGACGGCATCCGCGTGATGCCCGGCGCGATGTTCTCGAACTCGAACCGCTTCAACCATTTCCTGCGGCTCAACTGCGGCAACCTCCGCACGCCCGCGCTGGAACAGGCGCTTGATACCGTGGCCGCCGCCGCGCGCCGCCTGGCGGGCTAAGGCCCGCGCGGGCGCATCGTTTTTCCCTTATTTTTCCCAAATCGGCACGGCGCTCGCCTAGCCTATTGGCCTATTGCGCGGTACGCCATCCGTCACAAGAACAGGGGAGAACGACTTTGGGGCACGCACCCGCGGCATCGCCGCTCGTCAACGACTATCAGACGCTGTTCCAGCTGGCGCCGGTGTCGCTGTGGCTGGAGGACTTCAGCGCGGTGCGCCTGGCGTTCGAACAGCTACGGGCCGACGGCGTGACCGACCTGCGCCGCCATCTGCGCGACCACCCGGCCGAAGTGGCACGCTGCTCGGCGCTGATCCGCGTGCTCGACGTCAACCAGCGCACGCTGGACCTGTTCCGCGCGCGGGACGTCGACCATCTGGTCGGCAACCTCGACAGCGTGTTCCGCGACGACATGTTCGACCAGCACGTGGAGGAACTGGGCCAGCTTTGGGACGGCGGCCGGCACTTCACCAGCCAGACCGTGAACTACACGCTCGACGGCGAGCGGCTGGACATCCGGCTCGACGCCAGCATCATGCCGGGCCACGAGGACGACTGGTCGCGCGTGCTGCTGTCCATCGAGGACATCACCGCGCGCATGCGCACTGAGCGCGAACTGCGCCGCGCGCAGCAGTACGCGGTGGGATTGTTCGAGCATTCGCCGGTGTCGCTGTGGGTGGAAGACTTCAGCGCCGTGAAGATGCTGCTGGACGAGGTGCGCGCCGCCGGCATCACCGATTTCCGCACGTTCCTGAACGTCCATCCAGACTTTGTGTCGCGCTGCATGCAGGAGATTCGCGTGCTCGACGTCAACCAGCAGACGCTGACGATGTTCGGCGCGCCGAGCAAGGAGATCCTGCTGTCGCGCCTGGGCGACGTCTTTCGCGACGACATGCGCATCCACTTCGCCGAACAACTCGTGGACCTGTGGCACGAGAAGCTGTGGCAGCAGCGCGAAGTCATCAACTACGCGCTGGACGGCCGCTCGGTCGACGTCTTCATGCAGTGGTCGGTGTTCCCGGGGCGCGAGGCCGACTGGGACCAGGTGCTGGTGTCGCTGACCGACATCACGGCCCGCAAGAAGGCCGAAGCGTACGTGGAATTCCTGGGCAAGCACGACGTGCTGACCAAGCTCTACAACCGCGCCTACTACGAGGATGAACTGGCCCGGCTGGGCCGCAAGGGCCCGTGGCCCGTGAGCGTGGTGGCGCTGGACCTGAACGGCCTGAAGGTCGTCAACGACCAGTTCGGCCACGGCGACGGCGACGCGCTGCTGCGCCGCACCGGCGAAGTCCTGAAGAAGGCCGTGGGCGAACAGGCCTGCGTCGCCCGCATCGGCGGCGACGAATTCATGGTCCTGCTACCGGGCCGCGACGAACGCGGCGCCGCCACCGTCGTCGAGCAGATCGAGGAAGTGGTCGGCCTGAACAACCAGTTCTACCCGGGCGCCCGCCTGTCATTCTCGATCGGCGCCGCCACGTGCACCCAGGGCGACCGCCTGACCGACACAGTCAAGCTGGCCGACCATCGGATGTACGCGGCCAAGCGGGCGCATTACGAGGCGCTGGGGAATGAGAGGCGGCGGGGGGAGCAGGTGTAGGGTTGGCGAGCCGTCTTAGCCCGCTGCGGATACACCGTTGAGGCGGCGCCAAGACCAGTCGCATCTGGCGTCGGGCTGCGGCTCATATTGTTGAGCTTGGAGGAAGTCCACCGTCTTACCATTACTCAGTTGGGTGTAGGCAAAAGAATACACAACGGCACCTTGCGACATCAGTTCGTATTTTCCAATGAGTTTCCCGGCCCCCACCTCCAACCATGTCTCGGTCACCTGGTAGGGTCGAGCCGGATCGAGAACATCGATCCGCCTATCGCCAAGGATTAGCGGAACCGCATTCGCCGCGCTTTGATACCTTGCGGCGCCGCCTTCCCAACCTATCGTCCTATCGTGATACCGCCGAAACTCCAGGTTCTCAAATCCAGCGTCGACAGGGTTCAGACACAGGATGTTGGTCTCGACACTCGCCTGAGGAAGCGCGCAATACAAGAACAACACTAGGGAGAGATATCTCATGGTGTCGGCGGTCGAACGCGATGGGATACGCGCCGTGGTCAGATGGCGAGCGAAGACGCCATACCGTAGCTGCGCGCGGGGCGGGAGGGAATCCCACCGCGATGCACGTTTGCCAAGGCGCAAGCGCCGATCAGTTCTGAACGTTAATCGCCGAACTACGATGGACAGCCCAGAGGACTAAAAAGCAAAAAGCCGGCACTCGGCCGGCTTTCCGCTACACAGGACTGCAAACGATCAG
This sequence is a window from Cupriavidus pauculus. Protein-coding genes within it:
- a CDS encoding NAD(P)/FAD-dependent oxidoreductase, encoding MLRLSEVKLPLDHTEGDLEAAVRSHLAQIGVKGDGLVGFKVFRRAHDARKRDDIKLTYIIDIEVRDEAAARQRMERKPNWSVTPDMTYRFVARAPEGGPKTRPVVIGLGPCGLLAGLLLAQMGFRPIILERGKEVRERTKDTFGLWRKSVLNPESNVQFGEGGAGTFSDGKLYSQIKDPKHYGRKVLDEFVRAGAPEDILFKARPHIGTFRLVSMVEKMRAEMLALGAEIRFETRVDDIDIDGGQVRGLKLSTGDYLPCDHVILAVGHSARDTFEMLHGRGVFMEAKPFSLGFRIEHPQGLINRSRFGKFAGNKLLGAADYKVVHHASNGRAVYSFCMCPGGTVVAAASEPGRLVTNGMSQYYRAERNANAGIVVGITPEQDYPGGPLAGIAFQRKWEERAFVLGGGDYRAPGQLVGDFLAGRPSTSLGSVEPSYKPGVTPTDLSTSLPDYVIDAIREALPQIDRKIAGFAMHDAVLTGVETRTSSPLRIERNRDDYQSINVRGLYPAGEGAGYAGGIYSAAIDGIEVAEAVALQIANGQ
- a CDS encoding PLP-dependent aminotransferase family protein yields the protein MSATMPDPLHTAAAPLYQRLAGHYRQAITSGTLTPGDRMPSVRALMGLHDVSLSTALQACRELEAAGLLEARPRSGYFVCAPARPALAPIEEPAPGLPDPAQYVGIHQRISAILARSKHHRINLGGACGAPELYPTDALRNAAQRALRKYPELFGTSVDADGHPAFRAALARHALRSHINVSPEEIVVTHGATEALTLALRAVAGPGDVIAVESPTYYGLLQILESLGMRALEIPCSPQTGISLEALELAAQTYANIKAVCVVPNLQNPLGCVMPDAHKQRLVAWCAARGIAMIEDDCCSATIDDDTPLPAAKSWDTTGTVIHCASLHKVLAPGMRLGWITAGRWQARVEMLKFGLSRPNEMLTQIAVAEYMGTGAFDRHLRRLRTQLRVQREWVAQKVAATFPAGTRLTLPRGGLHLWVEMPGNVSSETVFEQVLGDGIRVMPGAMFSNSNRFNHFLRLNCGNLRTPALEQALDTVAAAARRLAG
- a CDS encoding sensor domain-containing diguanylate cyclase, whose protein sequence is MGHAPAASPLVNDYQTLFQLAPVSLWLEDFSAVRLAFEQLRADGVTDLRRHLRDHPAEVARCSALIRVLDVNQRTLDLFRARDVDHLVGNLDSVFRDDMFDQHVEELGQLWDGGRHFTSQTVNYTLDGERLDIRLDASIMPGHEDDWSRVLLSIEDITARMRTERELRRAQQYAVGLFEHSPVSLWVEDFSAVKMLLDEVRAAGITDFRTFLNVHPDFVSRCMQEIRVLDVNQQTLTMFGAPSKEILLSRLGDVFRDDMRIHFAEQLVDLWHEKLWQQREVINYALDGRSVDVFMQWSVFPGREADWDQVLVSLTDITARKKAEAYVEFLGKHDVLTKLYNRAYYEDELARLGRKGPWPVSVVALDLNGLKVVNDQFGHGDGDALLRRTGEVLKKAVGEQACVARIGGDEFMVLLPGRDERGAATVVEQIEEVVGLNNQFYPGARLSFSIGAATCTQGDRLTDTVKLADHRMYAAKRAHYEALGNERRRGEQV